Proteins from one Coturnix japonica isolate 7356 chromosome 5, Coturnix japonica 2.1, whole genome shotgun sequence genomic window:
- the LOC107314868 gene encoding acyl-coenzyme A thioesterase 1-like, which translates to MGRRAMSVLAACRQSSRCWQSCLSRPGPARQHGNILRVPEAPAARRLSSMAATIRFSPSTRSLFDEPLGIAVQGLGPRQQVTLRASLRDEAGELFEAHARYQAADDGELDLARCPALPGGSFSGLEPTGLLWALQPRKAFWRLVKKDVTTPFRLQLDVLDGHGDGPGRLLAQAQHERAFLRDGVRRVPVREGRIRATLFLPPGNGPFPGVIDVHGAGGGLLEYRACLLANYGFAVLALAYYSYEDLPKDMKEVNLEYFEEAVNFMLQHNQVKGPGIGLLGFSKGGDICVSMASFLKGITATAVVNGSVANVGAVLRYKDITIPPLGSNRKRIRVNKSGIGDIIDALNNPLEGPDRQSFIPLEKAECRFLFIVGQDDHNWKSEFFAVEGSKRLQAHGKEKPELICYPGAGHYIQPPFFPMCSASMHPLVGMPVMWGGEPKAHCEAQVDAWQQIEAFFHRHLKGEPSRTANRL; encoded by the exons ATGGGCCGTAGGGCAATGAGCGTCCTCGCTGCGTGCCGACAGAGCTCCcgctgctggcagagctgtctctcccggcccggccccgctcggCAGCACGGCAACATCCTGCGAGTCCCCGAGGCGCCCGCGGCCCGCCGCCTCTCCTCCATGGCCGCCACCATCCGCTTCTCGCCGTCCACCCGCAGCCTGTTCGATGAGCCGCTGGGCATCGCCGTGCAGGGCCTCGGCCCGCGGCAGCAGGTCACCCTGCGGGCGTCCTTGCGGGACGAGGCGGGCGAACTCTTCGAGGCCCACGCCCGCTACCAGGCGGCGGACGACGGGGAGCTGGACCTGGCCCGCTGCCCCGCGCTGCCGGGCGGCAGCTTCAGCGGCCTGGAGCCCACGGGGCTGCTGTGGGCGCTGCAGCCCCGCAAGGCTTTCTGGCGCCTGGTGAAGAAGGACGTGACCACCCCGTTCCGCCTGCAGCTGGACGTGCTGGACGGACACGGGGACGGCCCCGGGCGGCTGCTGGCCCAGGCTCAGCACGAGCGGGCGTTCCTGCGGGACGGGGTGCGCAGGGTGCCGGTGCGAGAGGGGAGGATCCGGGCCACGCTCTTCCTGCCCCCCG GAAACGGTCCCTTTCCAGGAGTGATTGACGTGCACGGCGCTGGAGGAGGACTCCTGGAATACAGGGCATGCCTGCTGGCCAACTatggctttgctgtgctggcactggCTTACTACAGTTATGAAGATCTCCCCAAAGACATGAAGGAGGTCAACCTGGAATACTTTGAAGAAGCTGTTAACTTTATGTTACAACACAACCAG GTTAAAGGTCCCGGAATTGGGTTGCTTGGCTTCTCCAAGGGGGGTGACATATGTGTCTCAATGGCCTCCTTCCTGAAAGGCATCACGGCCACTGCTGTGGTCAATGGCTCGGTGGCGAACGTGGGCGCAGTGCTGCGCTATAAGGATATCACCATTCCGCCCCTTGGTTCCAACAGAAAACGTATCAGGGTCAATAAATCCGGGATCGGTGATATCATTGATGCACTTAACAATCCATTAGAAGGCCCTGACCGCCAAAGCTTTATCCCTTTGGAGAAAGCCGAGTGCCGCTTCTTGTTTATTGTAGGCCAGGATGATCACAACTGGAAAAGTGAATTCTTTGCAGTTGAGGGAAGCAAACGTTTGCAAGCTCACGGGAAGGAAAAACCTGAGCTAATCTGTTATCCTGGGGCAGGGCATTATATTCAACCCCCTTTCTTCCCAATGTGTTCTGCCTCAATGCACCCGCTGGTTGGCATGCCTGTGATGTGGGGGGGGGAGCCCAAGGCACACTGTGAGGCACAGGTAGATGCCTGGCAGCAGATCGAGGCCTTCTTCCACAGACACCTCAAGGGTGAGCCTTCCAGGACAGCCAACAGGCTATGA
- the LOC107314866 gene encoding acyl-coenzyme A thioesterase 5-like, giving the protein MSPRSPCPGFSSPCVGSGTCTKSSSPNTNTAKRPGATGQMTALTACRQSSRCWQRCLSWPGLAPQPLQHGSPPHIPAVPSARGLASTATATIRFSPSTRSLFDEPLGIAVQGLGPRQQVTLRASLRDEAGELFEAHARYQAADDGELDLARCPALPGGSFSGLEPTGLLWALQPRKAFWRLVKKDVTTPFRLQLDVLDGHGDGPGRLLAQAQHERAFLRDGVRRVPVRDGRIRATLFLPPGQGPFPGVINMEGLGGGLCEHKASLLANHGFATLALAYYHFEDLVQKPTKLHLEYFEEAVNYMLQHTQVKGPGIGLLGFSKGGDLSLAMAAFLKNITAVATINSPVGNSAFPLCYKDKMIPPLICEEKYAKVYNNNIIDYSDAMCDPFKAPGNQSLIPIEKAEAHLLFIAGQDDHIVKSKYHATETYKYLQAQGKQNVQTLICPGAGHCIDPPFSPFYPIGNHPVFRKRAVLGGELTAYSKAQVRAWLQIQAFFHKHLNDK; this is encoded by the exons ATGAGCCCACGCAGTCCCTGCCCAGGATTCTCCTCCCCGTGTGTGGGAAGCGGCACTTGTACAAAAAGCTCCAGCCCGAATACAAACACTGCGAAGCGACCTGGGGCTACGGGGCAGATGACTGCGCTCACCGCGTGCCGACAGAGCTCCCGCTGCTGGCAGAGGTGTCTCTCCTGGCCCGGCCTCGCCCCGCAGCCCCTGCAGCACGGCAGCCCCCCGCACATCCCCGCGGTGCCCTCGGCTCGCGGCCTCGCTTCCACAGCAACAGCCACCATCCGCTTCTCGCCGTCCACCCGCAGCCTGTTCGATGAGCCGCTGGGCATCGCCGTGCAGGGCCTCGGCCCGCGGCAGCAGGTCACCCTGCGGGCGTCCTTGCGGGACGAGGCGGGCGAACTCTTCGAGGCCCACGCCCGCTACCAGGCGGCGGACGACGGGGAGCTGGACCTGGCCCGCTGCCCCGCGCTGCCGGGCGGCAGCTTCAGCGGCCTGGAGCCCACGGGGCTGCTGTGGGCGCTGCAGCCCCGCAAGGCTTTCTGGCGCCTGGTGAAGAAGGACGTGACCACCCCGTTCCGCCTGCAGCTGGACGTGCTGGACGGACACGGGGACGGCCCCGGGCGGCTGCTGGCCCAGGCTCAGCACGAGCGGGCGTTCCTGCGGGACGGGGTGCGCAGGGTGCCGGTGCGAGACGGGAGGATCCGGGCCACGCTCTTCCTGCCCCCCG GACAAGGCCCCTTTCCAGGAGTCATCAACATGGAGGGACTTGGAGGAGGCCTTTGTGAGCACAAAGCCAGCCTGCTGGCCAATCATGGCTTTGCCACACTAGCCCTGGCTTATTACCACTTTGAGGATCTGGTTCAGAAGCCGACCAAACTCCATCTGGAATATTTTGAAGAGGCAGTGAACTAcatgctgcagcacacacag GTAAAGGGACCAGGGATTGGTCTGCTTGGTTTCTCCAAAGGAGGTGATTTGTCTCTCGCCATGGCTGCCTTCCTGAAGAATATCACAGCAGTAGCTACCATTAATAGCCCTGTGGGCaattcagcttttcctctgtgctACAAAGATAAAATGATTCCCCCCTTGATTTGTGAGGAAAAATATGCCAAGGTTTATAATAACAATATCATTGATTATTCTGATGCCATGTGTGACCCCTTTAAAGCCCCTGGCAACCAAAGCCTGATCCCAATAGAGAAAGCTGAGGCACATTTACTATTCATTGCGGGACAAGATGACCATATTGTCAAAAGTAAGTATCATGCCACTGAAACCTACAAATATTTGCAGGCTCAAGGGAAGCAAAATGTTCAGACCCTCATTTGTCCTGGAGCAGGGCACTGCATTGaccctcccttttcccctttttaccCAATAGGAAACCATCCAGTTTTTCGCAAACGAGCTGTCCTGGGTGGAGAGCTCACAGCTTATTCTAAAGCACAGGTTCGTGCTTGGCTACAGATACAGGCTTTTTTCCACAAACATTTAAATGACAAGTGA
- the RIOX1 gene encoding ribosomal oxygenase 1, producing the protein MAACGRDVQRVRRFSALSVYRRAAGPGRMERRRRGTPLPAGGKRSKARLRRGAAGGGGSERAVPPLGVAVPNRVERARSTEAKQGGLNTNPSGLNTNPSGPPAEAPAGNLETESPAGPLTASGGPRAEAPSGSPEAKPPRDSTASTAGGGVTGLLRRLGRLEDSRQRAAQLFRWLVAPVAPEEFARRHWERAPLLVRRGEPGYYAGLFSTAELDSILRGGDVHFGTHLDVTSYAEGVRETHNPVGRALPAVVWDFYQNGCSLRLLSPQAFSTTVWHFLSILQEHFGSMAGANTYLTPPGTQGFAPHYDDIEAFVLQLEGKKHWRVYSPRTSSEALPQFSSANLTQAELGEPLLEVVLEAGDLLYFPRGFIHQADCLPDAHSLHITVSSYQRNSWGDFLEKLLPAALQMALEEDLEYRQGLPLDCLGYMGVANSDVVSARRTAFVEKVQHLIKKLVDYAPIDAAMDQRAKSFLHDCLPPVLTQSEKQLSVYGFPARWQNGEPRNVDILITKDTEVRLLHHGIVRLCNEAAGVMLYYTTENSRVYHKEEPKYLEIDPEYTDCIEFLLSSYPNHVSVDALPCDALEDKISLATLLFEKGILTTKKPLVRV; encoded by the coding sequence ATGGCGGCGTGCGGCCGGGACGTGCAGCGGGTGCGGCGGTTCTCGGCGCTTTCCGTGTACCGCcgggcggcggggcccggccGGATGGAGCGGCGGCGCCGCGGGACGCCGCTGCCCGCGGGCGGTAAGCGGAGCAAAGCGCGGCTGAGGCGGGGCGCGGCGGGAGGAGGCGGCTCGGAGCGGGCCGTGCCGCCACTGGGCGTCGCTGTCCCCAACCGCGTGGAGCGGGCCCGGAGCACCGAAGCCAAACAGGGCGGCCTTAACACGAACCCGAGCGGCCTTAACACGAACCCGAGCGGCCCGCCGGCCGAGGCTCCGGCCGGAAACCTCGAAACCGAGTCGCCCGCGGGACCTTTGACAGCCTCGGGCGGCCCGCGGGCAGAGGCTCCGTCCGGGAGCCCCGAAGCAAAGCCACCCCGAGACTCCACGGCGAGCACAGCCGGCGGAGGCGTGACGGGGCTGCTGCGGCGGCTGGGGCGGCTGGAGGACAGCAGGCAGCGGGCGGCACAGCTGTTCCGGTGGCTGGTGGCGCCGGTGGCACCGGAGGAGTTCGCGAGGCGGCACTGGGAGCGGGCGCCGCTGCTCGTGCGGCGGGGTGAGCCCGGCTATTACGCGGGGCTGTTCTCCACGGCTGAGTTGGACAGCATCCTGCGCGGCGGTGACGTGCACTTCGGGACCCACCTGGACGTGACCAGCTACGCCGAGGGCGTGCGGGAGACGCACAACCCCGTGGGCCGGGCGCTGCCTGCCGTCGTGTGGGACTTCTACCAGAACGGCTGCTCCCTGCGGCTCCTCAGCCCCCAGGCGTTCTCCACCACCGTCTGGCACTTCCTCTCCATCCTGCAGGAGCACTTTGGGAGCATGGCAGGGGCCAACACCTATCTCACGCCGCCGGGCACACAAGGCTTCGCCCCTCACTACGATGACATCGAGGCCTTcgtgctgcagctggagggcaAGAAGCACTGGCGCGTTTACAGCCCCCGGACGAGCTCAGAGGCGCTGCCCCAGTTCTCCAGCGCAAACCTCACGCAGGCGGAGCTGGGTGAGCCCCTGCTGGAAGTGGTGCTGGAGGCTGGAGACCTGCTATACTTTCCCCGGGGCTTTATCCACCAGGCCGACTGTCTGCCAGATGCGCACTCGCTCCACATTACGGTGTCCTCCTACCAGAGGAACTCCTGGGGAGACTTCTTGGAGAAGCTGCTCCCGGCTGCCCTGCAGATGGCCCTGGAGGAGGACCTTGAGTACCGGCAAGGGCTTCCCTTGGACTGCCTGGGGTACATGGGGGTTGCCAACTCAGATGTAGTCAGTGCTCGCCGAACAGCGTTTGTGGAGAAGGTGCAGCACCTGATAAAGAAGCTTGTTGACTATGCACCCATTGACGCTGCCATGGATCAGAGGGCTAAGTCATTCCTTCACGACTGTCTCCCGCCGGTGCTTACACAaagtgagaagcagctgagtgTGTATGGCTTTCCAGCCCGGTGGCAAAACGGAGAGCCCCGCAATGTTGATATACTAATAACAAAAGACACAGAAGTACGTCTTCTCCATCATGGCATTGTTAGATTGTGCAACGAAGCAGCAGGTGTGATGCTATATTACACGACAGAAAACTCAAGAGTGTATCATAAAGAAGAGCCCAAATACCTGGAGATAGATCCTGAGTATACAGACTGTATTGAATTTCTGCTGTCCTCCTATCCAAACCACGTCAGTGTGGATGCCCTCCCATGTGATGCCTTGGAGGACAAGATTTCTCTAGCCACACTCCTGTTTGAGAAGGGCATTCTGACTACTAAGAAGCCACTGGTGCGAGtgtaa